From a single Nothobranchius furzeri strain GRZ-AD chromosome 7, NfurGRZ-RIMD1, whole genome shotgun sequence genomic region:
- the eloca gene encoding elongin C paralog a — MDGEERTYGGCEGPDAMYVKLISSDGHEFIVKREHALTSGTIKAMLSGPGQFAENETNEVNFREIPSHVLSKVCMYFTYKVRYTNSSTEIPEFPIAPEIALELLMAANFLDC, encoded by the exons atgg ATGGAGAGGAGAGAACCTACGGTGGCTGTGAGGGGCCAGATGCCATGTATGTGAAGTTGATCTCCTCAGATGGCCATGAATTTATTGTGAAGAGAGAACATGCCTTGACATCTGGAACCATCAAAGCCATGTTAAGTGGGCCGG GCCAGTTTGCTGAAAATGAAACCAATGAAGTGAACTTCAGGGAGATACCATCTCACGTCCTGTCCAAGGTGTGCATGTATTTCACCTACAAGGTCCGTTACACCAACAGCTCCACAGAGATCCCTGAATTCCCCATCGCTCCTGAGATCGCACTGGAACTTCTCATGGCTGCAAACTTTTTGGATTGCTGA